One stretch of Sulfitobacter sp. THAF37 DNA includes these proteins:
- a CDS encoding fumarylacetoacetate hydrolase family protein, translating to MKLVTYQAHVEAAPRLGVLQDATVVDVAEFGAGAGLDLPHRMLDFIDLGPTAVTRLQAALQAARGDWGNASALPLHNVKLLAPIPRPRKNIFGIGLNYLDHVAESAKALDTQPDLPKQPVVFSKPPTAVIGPDDPVRHNADMTQQLDWEVELAVIIGTRAQQVPRDTALSHVFGYSVIIDISARDNRRAGQWIFSKGMDSYAPFGPCIVTADEIPDPQVLDLWLTVNGVKKQSSNTAKMLFKVDELIADLSTGITLEPGDIIASGTPEGVGAGRDPQEWLWPGDVIEAHMQGIGSIRHPVINSTPVK from the coding sequence ATGAAACTCGTTACCTACCAAGCCCATGTTGAAGCCGCCCCGCGCCTGGGCGTTCTGCAGGATGCCACCGTGGTCGATGTGGCCGAATTCGGGGCGGGTGCAGGGCTGGATCTGCCGCATCGGATGCTGGACTTCATCGACCTCGGCCCGACCGCCGTGACCCGTCTGCAGGCGGCGCTTCAGGCGGCGCGGGGCGACTGGGGCAACGCCAGCGCCCTCCCCCTGCACAACGTCAAGCTGCTGGCCCCGATCCCGCGCCCGCGCAAGAACATCTTCGGCATCGGGCTGAACTATCTCGACCACGTCGCCGAAAGCGCCAAGGCGCTGGACACCCAGCCGGACCTGCCCAAACAACCCGTCGTCTTTTCCAAGCCGCCGACCGCGGTGATCGGCCCGGACGACCCGGTCCGGCACAACGCCGATATGACACAGCAGCTCGATTGGGAGGTCGAACTGGCCGTCATCATCGGCACCCGCGCCCAGCAGGTGCCACGCGACACCGCTCTGTCGCATGTGTTCGGCTATTCGGTCATCATCGACATCTCGGCACGGGACAACCGCCGCGCGGGTCAATGGATCTTTTCCAAGGGCATGGACAGCTACGCGCCCTTCGGCCCCTGTATCGTCACGGCGGATGAAATTCCCGACCCGCAGGTGCTGGATCTGTGGCTGACGGTCAATGGCGTGAAAAAGCAAAGCTCGAACACCGCCAAGATGCTGTTCAAGGTGGACGAGCTGATCGCCGATCTCAGCACCGGCATCACGCTTGAGCCGGGGGACATCATCGCCTCGGGCACGCCCGAAGGCGTGGGCGCGGGCCGCGATCCGCAAGAGTGGCTCTGGCCCGGTGACGTGATCGAGGCGCATATGCAGGGCATCGGCTCCATCCGGCATCCGGTGATCAACAGCACGCCTGTAAAATAA
- a CDS encoding thioesterase family protein — protein MPFIYHQKVRFRHCDPAGIVFYPRYFEMMNDTVEDFFEKVVLLPFSGMHQDCGVPTAGIEAQFQAPTRLGDQLEIGLTITRLGRSSLGFAYDARCGGEQRFTATSTVVFIDSGGRPAAWPGTPRARLEEHMKKETSHGA, from the coding sequence GTGCCGTTTATCTACCATCAGAAGGTCAGGTTCCGCCATTGCGACCCGGCGGGCATCGTATTCTACCCGCGCTATTTCGAGATGATGAACGACACGGTCGAGGACTTCTTTGAAAAGGTCGTCTTGCTGCCGTTCTCCGGTATGCATCAGGATTGTGGTGTCCCCACCGCGGGGATCGAGGCGCAGTTTCAGGCACCCACCCGGTTGGGTGATCAGCTGGAGATCGGTCTGACCATCACCCGGCTTGGCCGCAGCAGCCTCGGGTTTGCCTATGACGCGCGCTGCGGCGGGGAACAGCGGTTCACGGCGACCTCCACGGTCGTCTTCATCGACAGCGGGGGGCGGCCCGCCGCCTGGCCCGGTACGCCGCGCGCGCGGCTGGAAGAACATATGAAAAAGGAGACGTCACATGGCGCATGA
- a CDS encoding ABC transporter substrate-binding protein, with protein MTFGTAALSDAHGGKVKIGLITTLTGGGASLGVDTRDGFMLAIDQAGNDMVEVIVEDDERAPDVAVQVADKMIQSDKVDILTGIVWSNLALAVAPAANAQGKFYVSTNAAPAQLAGKGCNQDYFAVSYQNDNLHEAAGAHAKASNYSKPFILAPNYPAGQDSLTGFKRLYGGELAGELYTKLGQTDYAAEIAQIRASEADSIFFFLPGGMGISFLKQLADSGIELPVIGPAFSFDQTILPAVGDSALGVHNTSQWNKDIDNEANKKFVEGFEDAYGRLPSLYAAQAYDTANLILSAVEKAGIADHDAFRAALKEADFASVRGKFSFGNNNHPIQDIYVREVIKEGDVYTNKIISTVLTDHQDVYAAECGLSN; from the coding sequence ATGACGTTCGGGACCGCCGCGCTGTCCGATGCCCACGGCGGCAAGGTCAAGATCGGTCTGATCACCACGCTGACCGGCGGGGGGGCGTCACTGGGTGTCGACACCCGTGACGGTTTCATGCTGGCCATCGACCAGGCCGGTAATGACATGGTCGAGGTGATCGTCGAGGATGACGAACGCGCGCCCGACGTGGCGGTGCAGGTCGCAGACAAGATGATCCAGTCCGACAAGGTCGATATTCTGACCGGCATCGTCTGGTCCAACCTGGCGCTGGCCGTCGCCCCGGCGGCGAATGCCCAGGGGAAGTTCTATGTTTCGACCAACGCGGCTCCGGCGCAGCTGGCCGGCAAGGGCTGCAACCAGGACTATTTCGCGGTGTCCTACCAGAACGACAACCTGCACGAGGCGGCGGGCGCCCATGCCAAGGCGTCGAACTATTCCAAGCCCTTCATCCTCGCGCCGAACTATCCTGCGGGACAGGATTCACTGACCGGGTTCAAGCGTCTTTATGGCGGCGAACTGGCGGGTGAGCTTTATACCAAGCTGGGCCAGACCGACTATGCCGCCGAGATCGCGCAGATCCGCGCGTCGGAGGCCGACAGCATCTTCTTCTTCCTGCCGGGCGGCATGGGCATCTCGTTCCTCAAGCAGCTGGCGGACAGCGGCATCGAGCTGCCGGTGATCGGACCCGCTTTCAGCTTTGACCAGACGATCCTGCCTGCGGTTGGCGATTCCGCTCTGGGCGTGCACAACACGTCGCAGTGGAACAAGGACATCGACAACGAAGCCAACAAGAAATTCGTCGAAGGGTTCGAAGACGCCTACGGTCGCCTGCCATCGCTTTATGCGGCACAGGCCTATGATACCGCGAACCTGATCCTCTCTGCCGTGGAGAAGGCGGGCATCGCGGATCACGACGCCTTCCGCGCGGCACTGAAGGAGGCCGATTTCGCCTCCGTCCGGGGCAAGTTCAGTTTCGGCAACAACAACCACCCGATTCAGGACATCTACGTGCGCGAAGTGATCAAGGAAGGTGACGTCTATACCAACAAGATCATCTCGACCGTGCTGACGGACCACCAGGACGTCTATGCCGCCGAATGCGGCCTGAGCAACTGA
- a CDS encoding MarR family winged helix-turn-helix transcriptional regulator yields the protein MRLTRQTENTLRDYMRVSHDTTLPRFDVMAALYRSDKPVKMSTLSQMLLVSNGNASTVVDRLEKDGLVIRMSGQEDRRVVHVSLSEEGRARFETLAAGHATLVDRLFAGLDADDLDQIRDLLHRAEAGV from the coding sequence ATGCGCCTGACCCGCCAGACAGAGAACACCCTGCGGGATTACATGCGTGTGAGCCACGATACCACGCTGCCGCGCTTTGACGTGATGGCGGCGCTCTATCGGTCGGACAAGCCGGTGAAGATGAGCACGCTCAGCCAGATGCTGCTGGTCTCGAACGGCAATGCTTCCACCGTGGTGGACCGGCTTGAAAAGGACGGTCTTGTCATCCGCATGTCGGGGCAGGAGGACCGGCGCGTGGTCCACGTGAGCCTGTCCGAAGAGGGCCGCGCCCGGTTCGAGACGCTGGCAGCCGGTCACGCGACGCTGGTGGACCGCCTGTTCGCCGGACTGGACGCGGACGATCTGGACCAGATCCGGGACCTGCTGCACCGCGCCGAGGCCGGCGTGTGA
- a CDS encoding branched-chain amino acid ABC transporter permease codes for MLPERVINLAVLGLLLAVPLAAFALDEPFIITLATKATVLALAGVGLNLALGQGGLVSFGHAAYFGVGGYAMGILASHAQSYAPLMEVPFLIEGTKSMPVIWLVAIIASALVALLVGALSLRTSGVYFIMVTLAFGQMLYYFAISWPAYGGEDGLSIYVRNGFPGLNTLDPIQFFGLCFAVLLIVLLLVRTLNRSPFGLALHGAHQNEERARTVGINVYRLRLTAFVISGAITGLAGALFADLNRFVSPTMFSWHTSGEIMVFIILGGVARLCGPVAGAAVYILLEHMLGGLSDYWHIYLGVILLFVVLFAKGGLIGGLSRREVRHAG; via the coding sequence ATGTTGCCGGAACGCGTTATCAACCTGGCGGTCCTGGGGCTGCTGCTGGCGGTGCCACTGGCCGCATTCGCGCTGGACGAACCCTTCATCATCACGCTGGCGACAAAGGCCACCGTGCTTGCGCTGGCGGGCGTGGGGCTGAACCTGGCGCTGGGGCAGGGCGGGCTGGTCAGCTTTGGCCACGCCGCCTACTTCGGGGTCGGCGGCTATGCCATGGGCATCCTGGCCAGCCACGCGCAAAGCTACGCCCCCCTCATGGAGGTGCCTTTCCTGATCGAAGGCACCAAATCCATGCCGGTCATCTGGCTGGTGGCCATCATCGCCAGCGCGCTTGTCGCGCTGCTGGTCGGCGCGCTGTCGCTGCGGACCTCGGGGGTCTATTTCATCATGGTCACGCTCGCCTTTGGCCAGATGCTCTATTACTTCGCGATCTCCTGGCCCGCCTACGGCGGCGAAGACGGGCTGTCGATCTATGTGCGCAATGGCTTTCCGGGGCTGAACACGCTGGATCCGATACAGTTTTTCGGCCTGTGTTTCGCGGTGCTGCTGATCGTGCTGCTGCTGGTCCGGACGCTGAACAGGTCGCCTTTCGGTCTGGCGCTGCACGGGGCGCACCAGAACGAGGAGCGCGCCCGCACGGTCGGCATCAACGTCTATCGGCTGCGGCTCACCGCCTTCGTCATATCGGGGGCGATCACGGGATTGGCCGGGGCGCTGTTCGCCGACCTGAACCGTTTCGTCAGCCCGACGATGTTCAGCTGGCACACCTCGGGCGAAATCATGGTGTTCATCATTCTGGGCGGGGTCGCGCGCCTGTGCGGCCCGGTGGCGGGGGCGGCGGTCTACATCCTGCTCGAACATATGCTGGGCGGGCTGTCAGATTACTGGCACATCTATCTGGGTGTGATCCTGTTGTTCGTCGTCCTGTTCGCCAAGGGCGGTCTGATCGGCGGTCTGTCCCGCCGGGAGGTGCGCCATGCCGGGTGA
- a CDS encoding cytochrome c family protein: MNILKTAALGLSLALAAGPVFADGHATGDAEAGKKIFAKCKACHAIVDAGGTPIVKGGRTGPNLYGLYNQVAGTETEYADKYGPSLKAAGEAGLVWNEEDFVRYVQDPRAFLQEYLDDRKARSKMSFKLRKEEQARDVWAYLVSVGPEVDAEATQ; the protein is encoded by the coding sequence ATGAATATTCTCAAGACAGCCGCACTGGGTCTGAGCCTGGCCTTGGCCGCCGGTCCGGTCTTTGCCGACGGCCACGCCACGGGCGATGCCGAAGCAGGCAAAAAGATCTTTGCCAAGTGCAAGGCCTGCCATGCCATCGTCGACGCCGGGGGGACCCCGATCGTCAAGGGCGGTCGCACAGGTCCGAACCTCTACGGGCTTTACAACCAGGTTGCTGGCACCGAGACGGAATATGCCGACAAGTACGGCCCGTCCCTCAAGGCGGCGGGAGAGGCCGGACTGGTGTGGAACGAGGAAGACTTCGTGCGCTACGTACAGGACCCGCGCGCCTTCCTTCAGGAATATCTGGACGACCGCAAGGCACGGTCCAAGATGTCGTTCAAGCTGCGTAAGGAGGAACAGGCCAGGGATGTCTGGGCCTACCTCGTATCGGTCGGCCCCGAGGTCGACGCCGAAGCGACGCAATAA
- the idi gene encoding isopentenyl-diphosphate Delta-isomerase, which produces MTTRDIMIPAWIDGELTPVEKLAAHRRGLRHLAVSVFVICGDDILIQQRALGKYHTPRLWANTCCTHPDWGEPALACATRRLNEELGITGLNLHHRGQVEYRAEVGGGLIEHELVDVFVATAPADLPLDPNPAEVMSTRWISVDALLGEIAETPARFTPWLRIYLAEHRETILGSGT; this is translated from the coding sequence ATGACGACCCGCGACATCATGATCCCCGCGTGGATCGACGGCGAACTCACCCCGGTCGAAAAGCTGGCGGCGCACCGGCGCGGGCTGCGGCATCTTGCGGTGTCCGTCTTTGTCATCTGCGGCGACGATATCCTGATCCAGCAGCGCGCGCTTGGCAAATATCATACGCCGAGGCTTTGGGCGAACACCTGTTGCACCCACCCCGATTGGGGCGAACCGGCGCTGGCCTGCGCCACCCGCCGCCTGAACGAGGAACTGGGCATCACCGGGTTGAACCTGCACCATCGCGGTCAGGTCGAATACCGTGCCGAGGTGGGCGGGGGCCTGATCGAGCATGAACTGGTCGATGTCTTTGTCGCCACGGCCCCGGCTGATCTGCCGCTCGACCCGAACCCGGCGGAGGTCATGTCGACGCGCTGGATATCTGTCGATGCGCTGCTGGGCGAGATCGCCGAAACACCCGCCCGGTTCACCCCCTGGCTGCGCATCTACCTTGCCGAGCATCGCGAAACGATATTGGGGTCCGGGACCTGA
- a CDS encoding aspartate/glutamate racemase family protein — MSGFVGVLMLDTAFPRIPGDAGNADSYPFPVRLRVVPGAGSTEIVQGTAPPPALTAAFIDAARALEAEGAVGLVSTCGFLVHIQEELAAAVKIPVMLSALSLYPALRLASGNRPVGILTASRQSLLAGGLASAGIDPAAVHVAGVQGCTAFAEAILRPKSEQPDTLNAEAIGTYCASLAAGMVAKDPRLACFLLECGNLPPYADRIRQATGRPVFGIGDAAALLWRGAQG, encoded by the coding sequence ATGAGCGGCTTTGTCGGCGTCCTGATGCTGGACACGGCGTTCCCCCGGATTCCGGGCGATGCGGGCAATGCCGACAGCTATCCCTTTCCGGTGCGGCTGCGTGTCGTGCCGGGGGCGGGATCGACCGAGATCGTGCAGGGGACTGCGCCCCCGCCCGCGCTGACGGCGGCCTTTATCGACGCGGCCCGCGCGCTGGAGGCAGAGGGCGCGGTCGGCCTGGTTTCGACCTGCGGCTTTCTGGTGCACATCCAGGAGGAACTGGCGGCGGCGGTGAAGATCCCGGTGATGCTGTCGGCGCTGTCGCTCTACCCCGCGCTGCGGCTGGCATCCGGCAACCGCCCTGTCGGCATCCTGACCGCGTCGCGCCAGAGCCTGCTGGCGGGCGGGTTGGCCTCTGCCGGGATTGACCCCGCCGCCGTGCATGTGGCGGGGGTGCAGGGCTGCACCGCCTTTGCCGAGGCCATCCTGCGCCCCAAGTCGGAACAGCCCGATACCCTGAACGCCGAGGCGATCGGCACCTATTGCGCCAGCCTCGCCGCCGGGATGGTGGCAAAGGATCCTCGGCTGGCCTGTTTCCTGCTGGAATGCGGCAACCTGCCGCCCTATGCGGATCGCATCCGTCAGGCCACAGGGCGGCCGGTCTTTGGCATCGGCGATGCGGCGGCGCTGCTCTGGCGCGGTGCGCAAGGTTGA
- a CDS encoding MarR family winged helix-turn-helix transcriptional regulator: MDAVDRILAQWQQERPDLDVGAMGPVGRLSRLFHHHARRMGQTFARHGLNAAGFDVLATLRRSPPPHALSPGELMESMMITSGTVTNRIEQLAKADLITRTSDKKDARRAVVKLTPKGFALIDKAVADHVKTQATLLKGLSREEIAQLDGLLRRLLANHADTVD, translated from the coding sequence ATGGATGCAGTCGACCGGATACTGGCGCAGTGGCAGCAGGAGCGGCCGGACCTCGATGTTGGGGCCATGGGGCCGGTCGGGCGGCTGTCGCGCCTGTTCCATCATCACGCCCGCCGCATGGGACAGACCTTTGCGCGGCATGGGCTGAACGCTGCCGGGTTCGACGTGCTGGCGACGCTGCGCCGGTCGCCGCCGCCACATGCGCTGTCTCCGGGCGAGCTGATGGAATCAATGATGATCACATCCGGCACAGTGACCAACCGGATCGAGCAATTGGCGAAAGCGGACCTGATCACCCGGACCTCCGACAAAAAGGACGCCCGCCGTGCGGTGGTAAAGCTGACACCAAAGGGGTTTGCGCTGATCGACAAGGCCGTTGCGGATCATGTGAAGACTCAGGCGACCCTGCTGAAAGGATTATCCCGAGAGGAAATCGCGCAACTGGACGGGTTGCTGCGCAGATTGCTGGCAAACCACGCCGACACTGTCGACTAA
- a CDS encoding ABC transporter ATP-binding protein: MPGDVILDVRDLHKSFGALRASDGISLDLRAGEIHALIGPNGAGKSTLIKQIAGGLKPDRGSVHFMGRDVSGLSVAGRAQAGLGRTFQISALAMDYTVMENAVLGAIGQSGRTFSFFRPAMKDRALLDRATAALERVGLADHASTLTSELSHGQRRQLEVAVALTLSPKAFLMDEPMAGMGAEGSQELTAFLRDLKQQAPILLVEHDMDAVFALADRISVLVYGKIIATGNVDDIRNNADVKTAYLGEEGAA, from the coding sequence ATGCCGGGTGACGTGATCCTTGACGTGCGCGATCTGCACAAGAGCTTTGGCGCCCTGAGGGCCAGCGACGGCATTTCGCTGGACCTGCGCGCGGGTGAAATCCACGCGCTGATCGGCCCGAACGGGGCGGGCAAGTCCACCCTGATCAAGCAGATCGCCGGGGGCCTGAAACCCGACCGGGGCAGCGTGCATTTCATGGGCCGCGATGTCAGCGGGCTGTCGGTGGCCGGGCGGGCACAGGCCGGGCTGGGCCGCACCTTTCAGATCTCCGCGCTGGCGATGGACTATACGGTGATGGAAAACGCCGTGCTGGGCGCCATCGGGCAAAGCGGCCGCACCTTCAGCTTTTTCCGCCCCGCGATGAAGGACCGCGCCCTGCTGGACCGGGCCACTGCCGCGCTGGAACGGGTGGGGCTGGCCGATCATGCCAGCACCCTGACCTCTGAACTGTCGCACGGCCAGCGGCGGCAGCTGGAGGTCGCCGTGGCCCTGACCCTGTCCCCCAAGGCATTCCTGATGGACGAACCGATGGCGGGCATGGGCGCCGAGGGCTCGCAAGAGCTGACGGCGTTCCTGCGCGATCTGAAACAACAGGCACCGATCCTGCTGGTGGAACACGACATGGACGCGGTCTTTGCGCTGGCGGACCGGATCAGCGTGCTGGTCTACGGCAAGATCATCGCAACCGGCAACGTCGACGACATTCGTAACAATGCGGATGTCAAAACCGCCTATCTGGGCGAGGAGGGCGCGGCATGA
- a CDS encoding RidA family protein has protein sequence MAHEVIQPDGWAKAKGYANGVKAAGQQIYIGGQIGWTADQKFEAHDFIGQTEQALRNILAVLEAAGGRPEDLVRLTWYITDKREYLAKQREMGEVYRKVLGRNFPAMAMVVVAGLIEDEALVEIEATAVLP, from the coding sequence ATGGCGCATGAGGTGATTCAGCCCGACGGATGGGCCAAGGCAAAGGGCTATGCCAACGGCGTGAAGGCCGCCGGGCAGCAGATCTACATCGGGGGGCAGATCGGCTGGACCGCCGACCAGAAATTCGAGGCTCATGATTTCATCGGCCAGACCGAACAGGCGCTGCGCAACATCCTGGCGGTGCTTGAGGCGGCGGGCGGCAGGCCCGAGGACCTGGTCCGTCTGACATGGTACATCACCGACAAACGCGAATACCTGGCCAAGCAGCGCGAGATGGGCGAGGTCTATCGCAAGGTGCTGGGCCGGAATTTCCCCGCCATGGCAATGGTCGTCGTCGCGGGCCTGATCGAGGACGAAGCGCTGGTGGAGATCGAGGCGACGGCGGTCCTGCCGTAG
- a CDS encoding class I SAM-dependent methyltransferase, with protein sequence MTFQLVGNGPQIYEEVMVPLWFGRWAEALIDLVSLQKSESVLDVACGTGVTTRMAKEKVGPNGRVDGLDINAPMLATAQELADGLDVNWIESDVCDSGLPSETYDVILSQHGYHYFPDKPQALKEFLRLLVPGGRLAFSIWDGHSPYTNAICAAVEHHISAEIANKQRSQRQTPSQDDLKEQLSAQGFTNVAVHRQKLMIDVPLAPEFVPLHLGSMPIAGAFAGLAEAAQKALIDEVTEALSDYVQGDRLVYPDAVHVAVGYK encoded by the coding sequence GTGACGTTCCAGCTAGTGGGCAATGGCCCACAAATCTACGAAGAGGTCATGGTGCCCCTTTGGTTTGGTCGGTGGGCCGAGGCGCTAATTGATCTGGTATCACTTCAAAAGTCCGAAAGTGTTTTGGATGTTGCATGCGGAACAGGCGTGACGACGCGGATGGCAAAGGAGAAAGTCGGGCCAAATGGAAGGGTAGACGGCCTCGATATTAACGCGCCAATGCTTGCAACGGCACAGGAACTGGCGGATGGCCTCGACGTCAACTGGATCGAGAGCGATGTCTGCGACAGCGGTCTACCGTCGGAAACTTACGATGTCATCCTGTCGCAACACGGCTACCATTACTTCCCTGACAAACCCCAGGCTCTCAAAGAGTTTTTGCGGCTACTTGTTCCGGGCGGACGTTTGGCTTTCTCAATTTGGGACGGGCATAGCCCATATACAAACGCAATCTGTGCTGCGGTCGAGCATCACATTTCAGCTGAGATTGCGAATAAGCAACGCTCCCAACGACAAACACCGTCTCAAGATGATCTAAAAGAACAGTTGAGCGCCCAAGGATTCACCAATGTGGCAGTTCATCGACAAAAGCTCATGATTGACGTGCCGCTCGCGCCGGAGTTTGTACCTTTACATCTTGGGTCGATGCCCATTGCAGGCGCGTTTGCAGGACTTGCCGAAGCGGCCCAGAAAGCACTGATCGACGAGGTTACCGAGGCCCTATCAGACTACGTTCAAGGGGATCGGCTGGTTTACCCAGACGCTGTGCATGTGGCGGTTGGGTACAAATAG
- a CDS encoding branched-chain amino acid ABC transporter permease, with protein MSTILLIEQILNGLQFGVMLFLMAAGLTLIFGVMGLINLAHGSLFMIGAFVAAAGAAATGSFVLGLIAALMAAALFGALIELTVIRRLYARDHLDQVLATFALILIFSEATRWVFGSFPLYLDTPEFLSGTVTLPGGILYSKYRLAIILIGLAVAAGLFLLISKTRVGMRIRAGENDREMIGALGVDISILYTMVFALGAALAGLSGALVGAIQSVEVGMGEPVLILAFVVIVIGGIGSIKGALAGAVLVGLTDTLGRSLLPLLFALFMDPSAATSVGSALASMLIYILMAGVLLFKPTGLFGSA; from the coding sequence ATGTCCACCATCCTGCTGATAGAGCAAATCCTCAACGGGCTGCAGTTCGGTGTCATGCTGTTCCTGATGGCCGCCGGGCTGACACTGATCTTCGGTGTCATGGGGCTGATCAACCTCGCGCACGGATCGCTCTTCATGATCGGGGCCTTCGTGGCCGCGGCAGGGGCGGCAGCCACCGGGTCCTTCGTGCTGGGGCTGATCGCCGCGTTGATGGCCGCCGCACTCTTCGGCGCGCTGATCGAACTGACGGTGATCCGCAGGCTTTACGCTCGTGATCACCTGGACCAGGTGCTGGCCACCTTTGCCCTGATCCTGATCTTTTCCGAGGCGACACGCTGGGTCTTCGGGTCCTTTCCGCTCTACCTCGACACGCCTGAATTCCTGTCCGGCACGGTGACGCTGCCCGGTGGCATCCTGTATTCGAAATACCGTCTGGCGATCATCCTGATCGGGTTGGCGGTGGCGGCGGGGCTGTTTCTGCTGATTTCGAAGACTCGGGTGGGCATGCGCATCCGCGCGGGCGAGAACGACCGCGAGATGATCGGCGCGCTCGGCGTCGATATTTCGATCCTCTACACCATGGTCTTTGCCCTCGGCGCGGCGCTGGCGGGCCTGTCAGGCGCGCTGGTCGGGGCGATCCAGTCGGTCGAAGTCGGCATGGGAGAGCCGGTGCTGATCCTCGCCTTCGTGGTGATCGTGATCGGCGGAATCGGGTCGATCAAGGGCGCGCTGGCGGGGGCGGTCCTGGTGGGCCTGACCGACACGCTGGGCCGGTCCCTTCTGCCCCTGCTTTTCGCGCTGTTCATGGACCCGTCGGCGGCCACCTCGGTCGGCTCCGCGCTGGCGTCCATGCTGATCTACATTCTCATGGCGGGGGTCTTGCTGTTCAAACCCACCGGCCTTTTCGGGAGCGCCTGA
- a CDS encoding ABC transporter ATP-binding protein, whose product MSLLSMGGITASYGASQALFGVDLDVREGEVVALMGRNGMGKSTTIKVICRLLKNTRGEVRFAGQDLSGLPAHRAAKLGLGLVPEGRRCFTNLTVRENLYASARPGHWNFDRVHALFPRLEERGDQMAGSLSGGEQQMLAIGRALMTNPRLLILDEATEGLAPVVRQEIWAAIATLKGDAGLSILVVDKTISELRRVADRVVILERGASVWTGAMDDLSVEVRDRYLGV is encoded by the coding sequence ATGAGCCTGTTGTCGATGGGCGGCATCACCGCCAGCTACGGCGCATCGCAAGCCCTGTTCGGGGTGGACCTTGACGTGCGCGAGGGCGAGGTCGTCGCCCTCATGGGCCGCAACGGCATGGGCAAGTCGACCACCATCAAAGTGATCTGCCGCCTGCTGAAGAACACCCGGGGCGAGGTCCGCTTTGCCGGGCAGGACCTGTCCGGCCTGCCCGCGCACCGGGCGGCCAAACTGGGCCTTGGGCTGGTGCCCGAGGGGCGGCGGTGCTTTACCAACCTGACCGTGCGCGAGAACCTTTACGCCTCCGCCCGTCCGGGGCACTGGAATTTCGACCGGGTGCACGCGCTGTTCCCCCGGCTGGAGGAACGCGGCGACCAGATGGCCGGGTCACTGTCAGGGGGCGAACAGCAGATGCTGGCCATCGGCCGCGCGCTGATGACGAACCCCCGCCTGCTGATCCTGGATGAGGCGACCGAGGGACTGGCCCCCGTGGTGCGGCAGGAAATCTGGGCCGCCATCGCCACGCTCAAGGGCGATGCGGGCCTGTCGATCCTGGTGGTGGACAAGACCATCAGTGAATTGCGCCGCGTCGCCGACCGGGTAGTGATCCTGGAGCGGGGAGCGTCGGTCTGGACCGGGGCCATGGACGATCTGTCCGTCGAGGTCCGCGACCGGTATCTGGGGGTCTGA